Proteins co-encoded in one Anguilla anguilla isolate fAngAng1 chromosome 16, fAngAng1.pri, whole genome shotgun sequence genomic window:
- the LOC118215463 gene encoding fibroblast growth factor 7-like, producing MHKWVLERKVPNLLSGLCLHVVFLLGSMPLSHGDRTPEELAAIMNCSKQDRNGRNYDYMEGGDVRIRQLFSRTQWFLTIDDNGSINGTQDPTNCYSILEIRTVSEGGILAIKGVKSQFYIAMNRTGTLQAKRSYSESCNFKEVFLENYFNAYSSAKWTKPNGKEMFIALSQKGRPLRGRKTRKENISCHFIPLKCREEEKRTE from the exons ATGCACAAATGGGTGCTGGAAAGGAAGGTGCCAAATTTGCTCTCCGGACTGTGCCTGCACGTGGTGTTTCTCCTGGGCAGCATGCCGCTGTCCCACGGTGACAGGACGCCGGAGGAACTGGCCGCCATCATGAACTGCTCCAAGCAGGACCGCAACGGCCGGAATTACGACTACATGGAGGGCGGCGATGTGCGCATCCGCCAACTTTTCAGTCGGACGCAGTGGTTCCTCACTATCGACGACAATGGCAGCATCAACGGAACACAAGACCCCACAAACTGCTACA GTATTCTGGAGATTCGGACAGTCTCAGAGGGGGGCATTCTGGCCATCAAAGGGGTCAAAAGTCAGTTCTACATCGCTATGAACCGGACAGGCACTCTGCAAGCAAAG AGATCCTACAGTGAAAGCTGCAACTTCAAGGAGGTCTTCCTAGAAAACTACTTCAATGCGTACTCCTCCGCCAAATGGACAAAGCCAAATGGGAAGGAGATGTTCATTGCTCTGTCTCAGAAGGGCAGGCCTCTGAGGGGCAGGAAGACCAGGAAGGAGAACATCTCCTGTCACTTCATCCCTTTGAAAtgcagggaggaagagaagaggacAGAGTGA